The Acinonyx jubatus isolate Ajub_Pintada_27869175 chromosome D1, VMU_Ajub_asm_v1.0, whole genome shotgun sequence genome includes a window with the following:
- the LOC106977802 gene encoding olfactory receptor 56A3-like, with amino-acid sequence MTAHQNGTISVQVSDFLLNCFVRSPSWKLWLSLPLSLLFLLAMGANSVLLITIWLEASLHEPMYYLLSFLSLLDIVLCLTVIPKVLAIFWFDLKSISFYACFLQMYIMNCFLGMESCTFMVMAYDRYVAICHPLRYPSIITDHFVAKAAIFTLARNALLTIFIPILSARLHYCGKNIIDNCICANLSVSKLSCDNIALNRIFQLTVAWTLLGSDLTLIIFSYTFILRAVLRLKTKGAAAKALSTCGSHFILILFFSTILLVFVFTHIAKKKISPDIPVLLNVLHHVIPAALNPIVYGVRTQEIKEGIRKLLRRARENRK; translated from the coding sequence atgACAGCACATCAAAATGGCACCATCTCCGTTCAGGTTTCAGACTTCCTCCTGAATTGTTTTGTCAGGTCCCCCAGCTGGAAGCTCTGGTTGTCCCTGCCACTCAGCCTCCTCTTTCTCCTGGCCATGGGAGCCAATAGTGTTCTCCTGATCACCATCTGGCTGGAAGCCTCTCTGCATGAACCCATGTATTACCTGCTCAGTTTCCTGTCACTATTGGATATCGTGCTCTGCCTCACTGTCATCCCCAAGGTCCTGGCCATCTTCTGGTTTGACCTCAAGTCCATCAGTTTCTATGCCTGCTTCCTCCAGATGTACATCATGAATTGCTTCCTTGGCATGGAGTCCTGCACATTCATGgtcatggcctatgaccgctatgtaGCCATCTGCCACCCACTGAGGTACCCATCCATCATCACTGACCATTTCGTAGCCAAAGCTGCCATTTTTACTTTGGCCAGAAATGCACTTCTTACTATATTCATTCCCATCCTCTCTGCCCGGCTCCATTATTGtggaaaaaatataattgataattGTATCTGTGCCAATCTCTCTGTGTCCAAGCTCTCCTGTGATAATATTGCCCTTAACAGAATTTTCCAGTTAACTGTGGCCTGGACTCTTCTGGGCTCTGACCTGACCCTCATCATCTTCTCCTATACCTTCATCCTACGAGCCGTTCTTAGACTTAAGACAAAAGGGGCAGCTGCCAAAGCTCTGAGCACTTGTGGCTCTCACTTCATCCTCATCCTCTTTTTCAGCACCATCctgctagtttttgtttttacccacattgccaagaaaaaaatttcccctGATATCCCTGTCTTACTTAATGTGTTACACCATGTAATTCCTGCAGCTCTCAACCCCATTGTCTATGGGGTACGAACTCAGGAGATTAAAGAGGGGATTAGGAAATTACtgaggagggcaagagagaacaGAAAGTAA